The following proteins are co-located in the Malus sylvestris chromosome 13, drMalSylv7.2, whole genome shotgun sequence genome:
- the LOC126596973 gene encoding uncharacterized protein LOC126596973 — MHVVLKSKVTKVTKHFKSLKSKMPRFGIFPTGGCFDGCRDHTQQSSGFGTRVWNLSDKPVELQIRVGSILKKVHTLKPGSSKRLKCKSIYKAYMPGGEGGGSGRGSMRGLLYYYDETCHPYVWIHDTGGDTLRMVKQQYISLEDLRECCEIRIFRDHQRGCVSVRKKPRPDFC, encoded by the coding sequence ATGCACGTTGTCCTTAAATCCAAGGTGACCAAAGTCACCAAACATTTCAAGTCCCTGAAATCAAAGATGCCCAGATTTGGTATCTTCCCAACTGGTGGCTGCTTTGATGGATGCAGGGATCACACACAGCAATCCTCAGGATTTGGAACTAGGGTTTGGAACCTGAGTGACAAGCCTGTGGAACTGCAGATAAGAGTTGGGTCCATACTAAAAAAGGTTCACACTTTGAAACCAGGCTCCTCCAAGAGGCTGAAGTGCAAGAGCATATACAAGGCCTATATGCCCGGCGGAGAGGGTGGCGGCAGCGGCCGTGGCAGCATGAGGGGCTTGCTGTATTACTACGACGAAACTTGCCACCCTTACGTTTGGATTCATGACACTGGTGGTGATACATTGAGGATGGTCAAGCAGCAGTATATCAGTCTTGAGGATCTCAGGGAGTGTTGTGAGATCAGGATTTTCAGGGATCATCAGAGAGGCTGCGTTTCGGTTCGGAAGAAACCGAGGCCGGATTTTTGCTGA
- the LOC126597538 gene encoding uncharacterized protein LOC126597538: protein MPEKGLGWPPSQPWTASPRLGPLLQWRVGLLTAAVLVGMVVVWSVDAGTMQNFVDATRTRQAYLTTKVSALANLAQTHQNIDVKSFDIAVNQTQNQTNPTQSQTNMTQNQINQTNPTQRQTNMTQNQINASQFKTHLDSQNPVNFSQSGPVSAQNSTGVSLKSGTSSWVVAELEPNFTKSLLARWLAPGGEPCKVSRTVEIAILDLDGKDLIELSAGEIYEFQFLALGEDKSPRCLGGDYFETDLSGESWKSRPLVTDFGNGSYSVKLQVHPDFVGLYNFTVILLFRHFEGLRFSPARFSYDRELRKIPVRFVKGTAKLPELRTCEESDFGREIWAGRWTRHGKNDGCEISNDGRYRCLARDFPCQSPWCNGSLGVLESNGWVYSAHCSFRLFSANDAWNCLSNRWIFFWGDSNHVDSIRNTLNFILDRPDIPSVPRRFDSNFSNPKDPSQTVRITSIFNGHWNETQNYQGLNSLKDEGFRNLLKKYFSEETVPDTIIMNSGLHDGYYWRNIRSFSIGASHAATFWAEIMESIRQRGLTVPKVFYRTTIATGGYARTLGFNPSKMEAFNSVLLDKLKEAGLLSGVIDNFDMTYPWHYDNRCNDGVHYGRAPLKMKWRDGEIGHYYFVDLMLDHILLNALCAGRQASTNM from the coding sequence ATGCCGGAGAAGGGACTGGGCTGGCCACCATCGCAGCCGTGGACGGCGAGTCCGAGGTTGGGTCCTTTGCTTCAATGGCGAGTTGGGTTGTTAACGGCGGCGGTCCTCGTCGGAATGGTGGTGGTTTGGAGCGTCGATGCCGGAACTATGCAGAACTTCGTCGACGCTACAAGGACCCGCCAAGCTTACCTCACCACAAAGGTTAGTGCTTTAGCTAATCTCGCCCAAACCCATCAAAATATCGACGTCAAATCGTTCGACATTGCGGTTAATCAGACCCAGAACCAGACCAATCCGACCCAGAGCCAAACCAATATGACCCAGAACCAAATCAACCAGACCAATCCGACCCAGAGACAAACCAATATGACCCAGAACCAAATCAATGCGAGCCAGTTCAAAACCCACTTGGATTCTCAGAACCCAGTTAATTTTTCCCAATCTGGACCAGTTTCTGCCCAGAATTCAACTGGGGTTTCTCTGAAATCCGGAACTTCGAGTTGGGTTGTAGCTGAATTGGAACCTAACTTCACGAAGAGTCTTCTGGCTAGGTGGCTAGCTCCGGGAGGAGAGCCCTGTAAAGTTTCGAGAACAGTAGAAATTGCTATCCTTGATTTGGACGGTAAGGATCTGATCGAATTATCGGCTGGTGAAATCTATGAGTTCCAGTTTCTGGCATTGGGGGAGGATAAGAGCCCTAGATGTTTGGGTGGGGATTACTTCGAAACCGATCTTTCTGGGGAGTCATGGAAGTCTAGGCCTCTGGTGACAGATTTTGGCAATGGTTCTTATTCTGTTAAGCTTCAAGTTCATCCGGATTTTGTGGGGTTGTACAATTTTACTGTCATTCTACTTTTCAGGCATTTTGAGGGTCTTAGATTTTCACCAGCTAGGTTTTCTTATGATCGAGAGCTGCGAAAGATTCCGGTCAGGTTTGTAAAGGGCACGGCGAAGTTGCCTGAGCTGCGTACTTGCGAAGAGTCAGACTTTGGGAGAGAGATTTGGGCAGGAAGGTGGACTAGGCATGGGAAGAATGATGGTTGTGAAATTAGTAATGACGGTCGGTATCGTTGCCTAGCCCGGGATTTTCCTTGCCAAAGTCCATGGTGCAATGGCTCATTGGGGGTTTTGGAGAGTAATGGTTGGGTTTACTCCGCGCATTGTTCGTTTAGATTGTTTTCGGCTAATGATGCTTGGAATTGCTTGAGCAACCGGTGGATTTTCTTTTGGGGCGACTCCAATCACGTAGACTCAATACGCAACACTCTCAACTTTATATTGGATCGGCCTGATATACCTTCAGTTCCTAGACGGTTCGATAGCAACTTTTCAAATCCGAAAGACCCTTCTCAGACCGTTCGAATTACAAGCATCTTCAATGGTCATTGGAACGAAACGCAAAACTACCAAGGGTTGAATTCTTTGAAAGATGAAGGGTTTAGGAACTTGTTAAAGAAGTACTTCTCAGAAGAGACAGTTCCAGATACTATAATCATGAACTCTGGATTACACGACGGTTATTACTGGCGCAACATAAGATCATTCTCTATTGGTGCAAGCCATGCAGCAACATTTTGGGCGGAAATCATGGAGTCGATAAGGCAGAGAGGATTGACGGTGCCAAAAGTCTTTTACCGGACAACAATAGCCACTGGTGGGTACGCAAGAACTCTGGGATTTAACCCGAGTAAAATGGAGGCATTTAATTCTGTGTTGTTAGATAAGTTGAAGGAAGCCGGGCTCCTCTCTGGTGTAATTGACAATTTCGACATGACCTACCCGTGGCATTATGATAATCGGTGCAACGATGGGGTGCACTATGGCCGAGCTCCTTTGAAGATGAAGTGGAGAGATGGCGAAATTGGGCACTATTATTTTGTCGACCTTATGTTGGATCATATACTGCTGAATGCACTCTGTGCAGGAAGGCAAGCTTCTACAAACATGTGA
- the LOC126597228 gene encoding uncharacterized protein LOC126597228, with product MAFTWGSALRIALLLLLLAAVATACFTLPVEKILKDFLLWVEQDLGPWGPLVLAVAYIPLTVLAVPASVLTLGGGYLFGLPVGFVADSIGATLGAGAAFLLGRTIGRSFVVSRLKDYPQFRAVAIAIRRSGFKIVLLLRLVPLLPFNMLNYLLSVTPVPIGQYMLASWIGMMPITFALVYVGTTLKDLSDVTHGWGEFSKTRWAFIILGLVVSVILMICVTRVAKAALEKALAENEDIDNIDIIPELPVVSETPVDLDQPLLIKIDASDDHHEK from the exons ATGGCGTTCACTTGGGGTTCCGCGCTCAGGATcgctctcctcctcctcctcctggcCGCCGTTGCCACTGCTTGTTTCACTCTTCCCGTGGAAAAG ATTTTGAAGGACTTCTTATTATGGGTTGAGCAGGATCTTGGTCCTTGGGGTCCCCTTGTGCT GGCTGTTGCATACATTCCACTAACAGTCTTGGCAGTACCAGCTTCAGTACTTACT CTCGGTGGTGGTTATCTTTTTGGGCTACCTGTTGGCTTTGTTGCTGATTCAATTGGAGCCACTTTAGGTGCAGGGGCTGCTTTCCTTCTAGGAAGAACT ATTGGGAGATCATTTGTTGTTTCAAGGTTGAAGGATTATCCTCAGTTCCGGGCAGTTGCAATTGCAATTCGGAGATCCGGATTTAAG ATTGTTTTGTTGCTTCGCCTTGTTCCCTTGCTCCCATTCAACATGCTAAATTACCTCCTTTCTGTGACTCCTGTTCCAATAGGACAATACATGCTGGCTTCCTGGATAGGGATGATG CCAATAACATTTGCGCTAGTATATGTTGGAACAACTCTCAAGGATCTTTCTGATGTGACCCATGGATGGGGTGAATTTTCAAAGACCCGTTGG GCTTTTATCATATTGGGCCTTGTAGTCTCTG TGATTTTAATGATTTGTGTTACAAGAGTTGCCAAGGCCGCTTTGGAAAAAGCTTTGGCCGAAAATGAGGACATTGATAACATTGATATTATACCAGAGTTACCTGTTGTCTCCGAAACACCAGTGGATCTCGACCAGCCTCTTTTAATCAAGATAGACGCGTCTGACGACCATCATGAGAAATGA